From a single Paenibacillus sp. FSL W8-0426 genomic region:
- a CDS encoding macro domain-containing protein produces the protein MEFREIQQDLFAMDDRYVLAHCISADARMGAGIAVQFRQRFGLENLQEQARIEPLEIGRCYRVGRTLNLVTKAKFSYKPTYASFTQAVESMRDVCLEEGIEKLAMPQIGCGLDRLKWEKASGIIRDVFADTDVEIVVCSL, from the coding sequence ATGGAATTTCGCGAAATACAACAAGACCTGTTTGCCATGGATGACCGTTACGTTTTGGCCCACTGCATTTCGGCGGACGCCCGGATGGGGGCAGGCATTGCCGTACAGTTTCGGCAGCGGTTCGGTCTGGAAAACTTGCAGGAACAGGCCAGGATCGAGCCATTGGAGATCGGGCGATGTTACCGCGTCGGCCGTACTTTGAACCTGGTCACAAAGGCTAAGTTTTCGTACAAACCGACGTATGCTTCCTTTACCCAAGCCGTAGAGTCCATGAGGGATGTCTGTCTCGAAGAGGGGATCGAGAAATTGGCCATGCCGCAGATCGGCTGTGGGCTTGACCGATTGAAATGGGAGAAGGCTAGCGGCATCATTCGCGATGTTTTCGCCGATACAGATGTCGAGATCGTGGTGTGCAGTCTATGA
- a CDS encoding iron-hydroxamate ABC transporter substrate-binding protein, with translation MKKNLMLSICAVLLLLLAACGNAGTSTNAADNRSSNASSGQAGDRPASDSTGEQRIASMSIHLTNDLLALGITPVGSVIGGEAKAFLSHVADRLQNTTPLGPVKDPDMEALLALKPDVIYLDEEFSGDDQAKFEKIAPVHVFNLDDGTWHDHLKAIGKLVNREKEADAFIDHYAKETEEVKSLIHDKIGDGKVMAIRVTAKELRVFSTARPMGPILFDDLGLTPANGITDMDASKPYQVISREVLPDYDADAIFVVVNSDDEAKNMFAELQSNPIWQGLKAVKAGHVYTIGAQPWLDYSAIGNQMAMDEAKEMFSK, from the coding sequence ATCAAGAAAAACCTGATGTTATCCATATGCGCCGTCCTGCTGCTTTTGCTGGCGGCATGCGGCAATGCAGGCACGTCAACCAACGCTGCCGACAACCGTTCTTCCAATGCCTCCTCGGGACAAGCGGGTGACCGTCCTGCTTCCGATTCCACCGGCGAACAACGCATCGCGTCCATGTCGATCCACCTGACCAACGACTTGCTCGCATTGGGCATTACGCCCGTTGGTTCAGTTATTGGCGGCGAGGCCAAAGCCTTCCTGTCCCATGTAGCCGACCGTTTGCAGAACACGACGCCCCTGGGCCCGGTCAAAGACCCCGATATGGAAGCCCTGCTCGCTTTGAAACCGGATGTCATCTACCTGGATGAGGAATTCTCCGGCGACGATCAAGCCAAATTCGAAAAAATCGCGCCGGTTCACGTCTTTAATCTCGATGATGGCACATGGCACGACCATTTGAAAGCCATAGGCAAACTGGTGAACCGCGAAAAAGAAGCCGATGCGTTCATCGACCATTACGCCAAGGAAACGGAAGAAGTGAAATCGCTCATCCATGACAAAATCGGCGACGGCAAAGTCATGGCCATTCGCGTGACCGCCAAGGAATTGCGCGTATTCAGTACAGCTCGTCCAATGGGACCGATCCTGTTTGACGATCTCGGATTGACCCCGGCCAACGGGATTACCGATATGGATGCCTCGAAGCCCTATCAGGTCATCTCTCGCGAGGTGCTGCCGGACTATGATGCCGATGCCATCTTCGTTGTGGTGAATTCGGATGACGAAGCGAAAAACATGTTCGCCGAGCTGCAAAGCAATCCGATCTGGCAAGGCCTGAAAGCCGTCAAAGCGGGACATGTATACACCATCGGCGCCCAGCCATGGCTCGACTACTCCGCCATCGGCAACCAGATGGCGATGGATGAAGCCAAAGAAATGTTCTCGAAATAA
- a CDS encoding iron ABC transporter permease: MNPNRNQNQNQKNAASRTRRSITVSLILLAIACVVIIVSLNTGTIRLSPMAVLQTLFGGGSEADHIVLFDYRLPRILITVLAGAGLGVAGAALQGITRNPLADPGILGIHAGAALGLMAFASLSFSMDSSVALLIPLFTFAGGMLSALIIMLLAYDRHNGVSPIKLILVGIAVAAGFHALTLYLSLRLDEDTYSFAARWLAGSVWGRDWVHVAALLPWILLCIPYVWSRSKTLDALGLGDAAATGIGTAVKSQRIWLLLCTVALSAVSVSMAGGIGFIGLAAPHLARRLVGPMHRHLIPAAGLIGMVILVAADTVGRTLFQPNAIPAGIVVAALGAPYFLYLLVRTR; the protein is encoded by the coding sequence GTGAACCCAAACCGAAACCAAAATCAAAACCAAAAGAACGCCGCTTCGCGCACACGACGATCCATTACGGTCAGCCTGATCCTGTTGGCTATCGCCTGTGTCGTCATTATCGTCAGCCTGAACACAGGCACGATTCGCCTGTCGCCCATGGCGGTGCTGCAAACCCTGTTTGGCGGCGGTTCAGAGGCGGACCATATCGTACTGTTCGATTATCGCCTGCCGCGCATTCTGATCACCGTGCTCGCCGGAGCTGGTCTTGGCGTGGCGGGTGCTGCATTGCAGGGCATCACGCGCAATCCGCTGGCCGATCCGGGCATTCTGGGCATTCACGCGGGTGCAGCGCTGGGCCTGATGGCGTTCGCCAGCCTTTCTTTTTCGATGGACAGCTCTGTCGCATTGCTGATCCCGCTCTTTACCTTTGCGGGAGGCATGCTCTCGGCATTGATCATCATGCTGCTCGCCTATGATCGCCATAACGGGGTATCCCCCATCAAACTCATTCTGGTGGGAATCGCCGTTGCGGCTGGATTTCACGCGCTGACGCTGTATTTGTCCCTGCGCCTCGATGAGGACACCTACTCCTTCGCGGCTCGCTGGCTGGCGGGAAGCGTCTGGGGAAGGGACTGGGTCCACGTCGCCGCCCTGCTCCCCTGGATCTTGCTGTGCATCCCTTACGTCTGGAGCCGTTCCAAAACACTGGACGCCCTAGGGCTTGGGGATGCCGCCGCCACGGGAATCGGCACGGCCGTAAAATCCCAGCGCATATGGCTGCTCTTGTGCACGGTCGCCTTGTCGGCCGTCAGCGTGTCGATGGCGGGAGGCATCGGCTTCATCGGGCTTGCGGCTCCGCACCTGGCACGGAGGCTTGTCGGCCCGATGCATCGCCACTTGATTCCGGCTGCCGGATTGATCGGCATGGTCATTCTCGTCGCAGCCGATACGGTGGGGAGAACCCTTTTTCAGCCCAATGCGATTCCTGCCGGAATTGTCGTTGCTGCACTGGGCGCACCCTATTTCCTGTATTTACTCGTCCGTACGCGTTAA
- a CDS encoding iron ABC transporter permease has translation MFLSALAVLLMILFVSISLGAKSLTLETVWAAIFQYNPALTPHQIIHELRLPRVIAAAVVGAAFAVAGALMQGITRNPLADTGVLGINAGASFMVALSFALWPGLPYAWLMGISFVGAVLSTLFIFILGSAAPGGLSSIRLTVAGAIVAAMLSSLSAGIAIYFDLSQDLAFWYAGGFGGMEWRHVKLIVPVLLITLLLTMPLARRISLMSLGEEAAVSLGIRLRWTRMLALAAVVVLAGVSVSAVGSIGFVGLVIPHISRKLVGVDYRLIIPMSSLLGAILLVLADLGSRIVNPPEELAVGIMVAFVGVPFFLFLARKERRAL, from the coding sequence ATGTTCTTGTCTGCCCTCGCCGTCCTGCTGATGATCCTGTTCGTCTCGATCTCGCTTGGAGCCAAATCGCTGACGCTGGAAACGGTGTGGGCAGCCATATTTCAATATAACCCGGCGCTGACGCCCCATCAGATCATCCATGAGCTGCGCCTGCCCCGGGTCATTGCCGCGGCTGTCGTCGGCGCTGCCTTCGCCGTTGCCGGTGCGCTCATGCAAGGCATCACCCGCAATCCGCTTGCGGATACGGGCGTGCTCGGCATCAATGCCGGCGCATCGTTTATGGTGGCGCTCAGCTTTGCCCTGTGGCCCGGCTTGCCTTATGCCTGGCTGATGGGCATTTCCTTTGTCGGCGCGGTCCTGAGCACGCTGTTTATTTTCATACTTGGCTCGGCTGCGCCGGGCGGGCTTTCATCGATCAGGCTCACGGTGGCCGGGGCCATCGTCGCGGCCATGCTCAGCTCCCTGAGTGCAGGCATCGCCATCTATTTCGACCTCAGCCAGGACCTTGCATTTTGGTATGCGGGCGGCTTTGGCGGCATGGAGTGGCGGCATGTCAAACTCATCGTTCCGGTATTGCTGATCACGCTGCTGCTTACCATGCCGCTGGCCCGCCGCATATCGCTGATGTCCCTCGGGGAAGAGGCTGCCGTCAGCCTGGGCATCCGCCTGCGCTGGACGCGGATGCTTGCGCTCGCCGCCGTGGTCGTGCTGGCAGGCGTGTCCGTCTCTGCCGTCGGTTCCATCGGTTTCGTCGGACTGGTCATTCCGCATATTTCCCGCAAACTGGTTGGCGTCGATTATCGGCTCATCATTCCGATGTCCTCGCTGCTCGGAGCCATTCTGCTGGTGCTGGCCGATCTCGGATCACGCATCGTCAATCCGCCGGAGGAACTTGCCGTGGGCATCATGGTCGCCTTTGTCGGCGTGCCGTTTTTCCTCTTTCTGGCCCGTAAGGAAAGGAGGGCCTTATAG
- a CDS encoding AraC family transcriptional regulator — translation MFTNQPDSLGADSSGLAVSVSHSSHASRRHTESKSTPEALVQPDLDAFLANALIELRQAVRIANDSGIDWSNPFPERHVFIYLHKFSGKLIVDGAEKSVARKSAYLCPPGAPLKLIGDADQELEIFVLAFDLFRAIEKTDARRTYERESDFPVKGWIRGPFYGIQRIASQLAENAELGEFKRQRLITDLLCMLWAQEESDAPAHDQEQPDAWLHATMQYMRDHYMHEIKLEKLADIAGMHPSYYSQLFKSRMHKNPIEYLTHLRMNRAKELMLTSDLRIRDVARSVGYRDEFYFSRRFRSHSGFAPTIYVKQVHRNVVSLSYPYTDHLITLGITPCAAQIQGQLPHLPKSLTLPFHAHEPWEQGRQAFLDVKPDLILTKDNAAAKALEHIGDIAPIITIPWNKTDMFGHLQTIAGIMDREHAAKEWLERHDRKAERARKRIRETWGQAAVAVCTLTDKGPRMYSNRNFGHVFYRSLHLTPPDRIRAELAGKPTGVGFNWLPFTPGEWDGLEADILIVAITSMQGRATVLQQLAADPRWQRHPAVRHGRVHVIDWNSWVVYAPYSINLQLDEAVQLLTGKAPIM, via the coding sequence ATGTTTACTAACCAACCTGATTCTTTAGGAGCTGATTCCTCCGGATTGGCCGTTTCCGTTTCCCATTCGTCACATGCATCCAGACGGCACACCGAATCGAAGAGTACGCCGGAAGCCTTGGTTCAACCCGATCTGGACGCATTCCTGGCCAATGCCCTGATCGAACTTCGCCAAGCGGTACGCATCGCGAACGACTCCGGCATCGATTGGAGCAATCCTTTCCCGGAACGGCATGTTTTCATTTATCTGCATAAATTTTCAGGCAAGCTGATCGTGGATGGCGCGGAAAAATCGGTCGCCCGCAAATCGGCTTACCTCTGCCCCCCGGGAGCCCCTCTGAAGCTGATCGGCGATGCGGACCAAGAACTAGAGATATTCGTGCTTGCTTTCGATCTGTTCCGTGCAATCGAAAAGACGGATGCAAGGCGCACTTACGAGCGGGAGTCCGATTTTCCGGTAAAAGGCTGGATTCGGGGTCCTTTTTACGGCATACAGCGCATCGCCTCCCAATTGGCGGAAAATGCCGAACTGGGTGAATTCAAACGCCAACGGCTGATCACCGATCTGTTATGCATGCTGTGGGCCCAGGAAGAATCGGATGCCCCTGCTCACGATCAGGAACAACCGGATGCTTGGCTCCATGCCACGATGCAGTACATGCGAGATCATTACATGCACGAGATCAAATTGGAGAAACTGGCCGACATTGCAGGCATGCATCCATCGTATTACTCCCAGCTGTTCAAAAGCCGGATGCATAAAAACCCTATTGAATACCTGACCCATCTGCGGATGAATCGTGCCAAAGAGCTCATGCTGACCTCGGACCTGCGCATTCGGGACGTTGCGCGCAGCGTCGGATACCGGGACGAATTTTATTTCAGCCGCCGCTTCCGCAGCCACTCGGGATTCGCACCGACCATCTATGTCAAACAAGTGCATCGAAACGTCGTCTCCCTGTCTTATCCATATACGGATCATTTGATAACGCTCGGCATCACTCCCTGTGCGGCGCAAATCCAGGGGCAGCTGCCCCATTTGCCCAAATCGCTAACCCTGCCGTTCCATGCTCACGAGCCTTGGGAACAAGGACGCCAGGCCTTCCTTGACGTCAAGCCCGACCTAATTCTGACCAAGGACAATGCTGCGGCCAAAGCGCTGGAACATATCGGGGACATCGCGCCGATCATCACCATTCCCTGGAACAAAACGGACATGTTCGGCCATCTGCAAACGATAGCCGGCATCATGGACCGTGAACATGCCGCAAAGGAATGGCTCGAACGTCATGACCGCAAGGCGGAGCGCGCCCGCAAACGCATCCGGGAGACGTGGGGACAGGCTGCCGTAGCCGTCTGCACCTTGACGGACAAAGGACCGCGAATGTACAGCAACCGCAATTTCGGCCATGTGTTCTACCGCAGCCTGCATTTGACGCCGCCCGATCGAATCCGGGCTGAACTGGCAGGCAAACCGACGGGCGTCGGCTTCAACTGGTTGCCCTTTACCCCCGGCGAATGGGATGGCCTTGAAGCGGACATCTTGATCGTAGCCATCACCTCCATGCAGGGCCGCGCAACGGTGCTGCAGCAGCTTGCAGCCGATCCGCGCTGGCAGCGTCATCCTGCCGTACGCCATGGGCGCGTGCATGTCATTGATTGGAATTCGTGGGTGGTGTATGCTCCTTATTCCATCAACCTCCAGCTGGATGAGGCCGTTCAGCTGTTGACGGGCAAAGCACCGATTATGTAA
- the fetB gene encoding iron export ABC transporter permease subunit FetB, producing the protein MSIFALSFTVVFIMITMLVSVWQKLGLERDIAVGTVRSAVQLLLVGYVLQFIFNTDHPILIVAIVAFMIMVASFNAAKRGKGLRRVGLHIAISLAVTEMLMMGLLLGLHIVEPTPQYIIPLSGMTIGNAMVVAGLFLNQMKREVETSKGEIETLLALGAAPRRAFQDVLKRAVKASMIPTIDGMKTVGLVQLPGMMTGMIIAGADPVEAVRYQILIVFAFTSSAAITSIILSLLTYRQWFTSDMRLRSL; encoded by the coding sequence ATGTCCATCTTTGCATTAAGCTTCACGGTTGTGTTTATCATGATTACCATGCTCGTCTCCGTATGGCAAAAGCTCGGGCTCGAACGCGACATTGCCGTGGGCACGGTTCGTTCGGCCGTTCAACTGCTGCTTGTCGGTTATGTGCTGCAATTCATATTCAATACCGATCATCCGATCCTCATCGTGGCCATCGTCGCTTTCATGATTATGGTCGCCTCGTTCAATGCTGCCAAACGCGGCAAAGGACTGCGACGGGTCGGCCTGCATATTGCCATTTCGCTCGCCGTGACGGAAATGCTTATGATGGGACTGCTGCTTGGCCTGCACATCGTGGAGCCGACGCCGCAATACATCATTCCGCTCAGCGGCATGACCATCGGCAATGCGATGGTGGTTGCAGGACTGTTCTTGAACCAGATGAAACGCGAAGTCGAGACGTCCAAAGGCGAAATCGAAACGCTGCTCGCTCTTGGAGCTGCCCCCAGACGTGCTTTCCAGGACGTGCTGAAGCGTGCGGTCAAAGCAAGCATGATTCCAACCATCGACGGCATGAAAACCGTTGGTCTCGTTCAGCTTCCCGGCATGATGACAGGCATGATCATTGCCGGCGCCGACCCTGTTGAAGCAGTACGGTATCAGATTTTGATCGTGTTTGCCTTTACCAGCTCCGCCGCGATTACCAGCATCATTCTAAGTTTGCTGACATACAGGCAATGGTTCACTTCCGATATGCGGTTGCGTTCCCTATAA
- a CDS encoding ATP-binding cassette domain-containing protein: MSTLVSIHQLAKVIGTEEQRLLFSSVEAAIDQGERIAVLGASGQGKSTLLRILGLLDAPSEGDMLYNGISYRASDPRNWRMRMTYVAQQPVMLAGSVEDNLKTVHLLHRKPYEKELAVELLAGMGLAGLDLHKRAGDLSGGEKQRVALIRSLLLRPEILLLDEVTASLDLVNAKLVEAQLTRWSKQEGTSLVWITHDQEQARSFSDTVWFMGNHTLLERQTTTRFFAAPETEPARQYLSQSDSALKAD, from the coding sequence TTGTCTACATTAGTATCCATCCATCAGTTGGCCAAAGTGATCGGCACCGAAGAGCAGCGCCTTCTGTTCAGCAGCGTTGAGGCCGCGATCGATCAAGGCGAACGGATCGCTGTACTGGGCGCTTCCGGTCAAGGGAAAAGCACGCTGCTTCGCATCCTCGGCCTGCTAGACGCGCCCAGCGAAGGCGACATGTTGTATAATGGCATCTCCTATCGCGCCTCCGATCCCCGAAACTGGCGCATGCGCATGACGTATGTCGCGCAGCAACCGGTAATGCTCGCAGGCAGCGTGGAGGATAATTTGAAAACCGTGCATCTGCTGCATCGCAAACCGTATGAAAAAGAACTCGCCGTCGAGCTGCTGGCCGGCATGGGGCTTGCCGGGCTTGATCTGCACAAGCGGGCCGGTGATCTGTCGGGCGGGGAAAAGCAGCGCGTCGCGCTGATCCGCTCCTTGCTGCTGCGTCCCGAAATCCTTTTGCTGGACGAGGTTACGGCGTCTCTGGACCTGGTCAACGCAAAGCTCGTGGAAGCTCAGCTCACAAGGTGGAGCAAGCAGGAAGGAACTTCGCTGGTATGGATCACCCATGACCAGGAACAAGCCCGCTCCTTCAGCGACACCGTCTGGTTCATGGGCAATCACACGCTGCTGGAGCGCCAGACCACGACCCGATTCTTTGCCGCGCCGGAAACCGAGCCTGCCCGGCAATACCTTTCACAATCCGATTCCGCCCTGAAGGCAGATTAA
- a CDS encoding Gfo/Idh/MocA family oxidoreductase — MTDTAGRNQVNWGIMGTGWIASQFAKDLAHAGNAAKYAVASRSEESAARFAGEHGFERSYGSYNEMLQDPELDIVYVATPHPFHKENVLACLEAGKAVLCEKPFTMNARQLEQLVETARENKLFLMEGMWTRFLPPVVQAKQWIAEGKIGEVRLVKADFGFRIGWEPESRLLNPDLGGGALLDAGVYPVSFASMIFGEQPQNVWSTAHIGETGVDEQFSVLLSYPGGRSASLNGAVRLNLSNEAVIYGTEGYIRLPFFLAGKEAYLHQNGQDEPKTFKDDRTCIGYAFEAEEAGRCILEGRTESTVIPLEESLEIMKLMDTIRGQWGLRYKFE, encoded by the coding sequence ATGACAGACACGGCCGGACGAAATCAAGTAAATTGGGGCATTATGGGTACAGGCTGGATTGCTTCCCAATTTGCGAAAGATCTTGCCCATGCGGGAAATGCGGCGAAATATGCCGTGGCTTCGCGCTCGGAGGAAAGTGCAGCCCGATTTGCGGGAGAGCATGGATTTGAACGCAGTTATGGTTCGTACAACGAAATGCTGCAGGACCCGGAACTGGATATCGTTTATGTCGCGACGCCGCATCCGTTTCATAAAGAAAACGTGCTCGCCTGCCTGGAAGCCGGAAAAGCGGTGTTGTGCGAGAAGCCGTTCACGATGAATGCCCGCCAACTGGAGCAGCTGGTTGAAACGGCGCGGGAGAACAAGCTTTTTCTCATGGAAGGCATGTGGACCCGTTTCCTGCCGCCCGTTGTACAGGCTAAACAATGGATTGCCGAAGGGAAGATCGGCGAGGTACGCCTCGTAAAGGCTGATTTTGGTTTCCGGATCGGCTGGGAACCGGAGAGCAGGCTGCTTAATCCGGATTTGGGCGGAGGCGCTTTGCTGGACGCCGGCGTGTATCCGGTTTCATTTGCGTCGATGATTTTTGGAGAGCAGCCACAGAATGTGTGGAGCACGGCCCATATCGGCGAAACCGGCGTGGACGAGCAGTTCTCGGTGTTGTTGTCCTACCCGGGCGGGCGCTCGGCTTCGCTGAATGGCGCGGTGCGGCTCAACCTGAGCAATGAAGCGGTCATTTACGGTACCGAGGGTTACATTCGTTTGCCATTCTTCCTTGCAGGCAAAGAGGCCTATTTGCACCAGAACGGTCAGGACGAACCGAAAACGTTTAAAGATGATCGGACTTGCATCGGTTATGCTTTCGAGGCTGAGGAAGCCGGTCGCTGCATCTTGGAAGGGCGCACGGAGAGCACGGTCATCCCGCTGGAAGAATCGCTGGAAATCATGAAGCTGATGGATACCATTCGCGGTCAATGGGGATTACGTTATAAATTTGAGTAA
- a CDS encoding 1,4-dihydroxy-6-naphthoate synthase, with protein sequence MKIAFSPCPNDTFIFHAWVHGLIPGAPELDVRYADIDITNGLAANPGGPDVLKISYAALPYVLNEYALLPAGGALGRGCGPLVLTANGTTDPAYLSGRRVAVPSEKSTAYLLFRLWAAQNVPGGVGEIVVMPFDQIMPAVRDGQIDAGLVIHEARFTYPTYGLKLMTDLGSWWESDTGLPIPLGAIIARRGMDVQALAGWARASVEYAWANPEASKAYVMEHAQEMDPDVAAQHIALYVNEFSANLGEDGYGAITALLGRAMKEGLVPEFDLNLLRN encoded by the coding sequence ATGAAAATCGCTTTTTCCCCTTGTCCCAATGACACATTCATTTTCCATGCCTGGGTGCATGGCCTGATTCCGGGCGCGCCCGAGCTGGACGTCCGCTATGCCGACATCGACATCACCAACGGTCTGGCTGCCAATCCAGGCGGCCCGGACGTATTGAAAATTTCCTACGCCGCGCTGCCATACGTGCTGAACGAATATGCCCTGCTGCCTGCCGGAGGCGCGCTTGGCCGAGGCTGCGGACCGCTCGTGCTGACCGCAAACGGAACAACCGATCCGGCCTACTTGTCCGGACGCCGCGTTGCCGTTCCGAGCGAAAAATCAACGGCCTACTTGTTGTTCCGGTTATGGGCGGCACAGAATGTTCCCGGCGGCGTCGGCGAAATCGTCGTCATGCCGTTCGACCAGATCATGCCTGCAGTCCGCGACGGCCAGATCGATGCCGGCCTCGTCATCCACGAAGCCCGCTTCACGTATCCAACGTACGGGCTGAAACTGATGACAGACCTCGGCAGCTGGTGGGAGAGCGATACAGGCCTGCCGATTCCGCTCGGCGCCATCATTGCGCGCCGCGGCATGGATGTGCAAGCCTTGGCCGGATGGGCTCGTGCTTCCGTCGAATATGCCTGGGCCAATCCGGAGGCATCCAAGGCATACGTCATGGAGCACGCCCAGGAGATGGACCCCGACGTCGCTGCCCAGCATATCGCCCTGTACGTGAACGAGTTCAGCGCCAACCTGGGCGAGGACGGTTACGGCGCGATCACTGCCCTGCTTGGGCGGGCCATGAAGGAAGGGCTTGTTCCCGAATTTGATCTAAATCTGCTGCGCAATTAA
- a CDS encoding futalosine hydrolase, which produces MNSSNEASTHIGQTAQAPGASVPRVLIVTAVDAEKDAVLRGLGDNAAARFEVIAAGVGPASAAAGTAAALAYASPAAAAVPGPGSPAGTANPPAPYALVVSAGIGGGFPGRAAVGSLVVADAIVAADLGSQTPDGFLSVDELGFGSSMVAADAALAARLRQALERAGHAASGGTAVTVSTATGTAEMAAELLRRVPDAAAEGMEGFGVATAAARFGIPVLELRGISNAVGPRDRDAWRIKDALDALQTASSILREVLTS; this is translated from the coding sequence ATGAATTCGTCAAATGAAGCTTCGACTCATATAGGACAAACCGCTCAAGCACCAGGCGCTTCCGTGCCCCGCGTATTAATCGTCACCGCCGTCGACGCGGAAAAGGATGCCGTGCTGCGCGGTCTGGGCGACAACGCCGCCGCGCGCTTCGAAGTGATCGCTGCGGGGGTCGGCCCCGCCTCCGCCGCAGCGGGCACTGCCGCTGCGCTGGCCTATGCTTCGCCGGCCGCGGCAGCAGTGCCCGGACCGGGCAGCCCGGCCGGAACCGCTAACCCACCGGCGCCCTATGCGCTGGTGGTTAGCGCGGGCATCGGCGGGGGCTTTCCCGGCCGGGCCGCCGTCGGCTCCCTCGTGGTAGCCGACGCCATCGTTGCAGCCGATCTGGGCTCGCAGACGCCAGACGGCTTCCTCAGCGTGGACGAGCTCGGATTCGGCTCGTCCATGGTGGCGGCGGACGCTGCGCTCGCCGCCCGGCTGCGCCAGGCGCTGGAGCGTGCGGGGCACGCGGCCAGCGGCGGCACCGCGGTCACCGTGTCCACGGCGACCGGAACGGCCGAAATGGCCGCGGAGCTGCTGCGCCGCGTGCCGGATGCCGCCGCCGAAGGCATGGAGGGCTTCGGCGTGGCTACGGCGGCCGCGCGGTTCGGCATCCCCGTGCTCGAGCTGCGCGGCATTTCCAACGCGGTCGGCCCGCGCGACCGCGACGCATGGCGCATCAAGGATGCCCTGGATGCGCTCCAAACCGCCAGTTCCATTCTCAGGGAGGTACTTACATCATGA
- a CDS encoding GntR family transcriptional regulator — protein sequence MFELDVRSRKAIYEQLVDKFKEMIVYGVLKPDEQLPSVRSLSTELTVNPNTVQKAYRELEREGFIYSLQGKGSFVSSSVEHPNTAMRDEIRASLVKLIAEASYAGLTKADIALLFQEAMARIEKGEPND from the coding sequence ATGTTCGAATTGGATGTGCGCAGCCGTAAGGCGATCTATGAACAGCTGGTCGATAAATTCAAAGAAATGATCGTATACGGCGTTCTCAAACCCGATGAGCAGCTTCCTTCCGTGCGCAGTCTGTCGACCGAACTGACGGTGAATCCGAATACGGTCCAGAAGGCTTACCGGGAGCTGGAACGCGAAGGTTTCATATACTCATTGCAGGGAAAAGGGAGCTTCGTATCATCGTCCGTGGAACATCCGAATACAGCCATGAGGGATGAAATCAGAGCGTCTTTGGTAAAACTGATCGCCGAAGCCAGCTATGCGGGCTTGACCAAGGCGGATATTGCGCTTCTATTCCAGGAGGCCATGGCCCGGATTGAAAAGGGGGAGCCGAATGATTGA
- a CDS encoding ABC transporter ATP-binding protein, with protein MIELNQVIKAFEHEKAVDGVTMQVHKGSIYGLLGSNGAGKTSLLKILAGIYRQDHGTVRIDGREIYENLDLKDRVIFMADAPYFFPQSSIMQMASFYRSAYPRWNEERFEQLGHVFKLDRKRKLHRMSKGMRRQAAVWLGLSCMPDVLLMDEPIDGLDPVMRQQIKNLLFQEAAERQVTILISSHNLREIEDLCDHVAIMHKGRIIVERDLDDLKADTHKIQVAFRDPAHADALDGQLEILHEEKRGSVSLFIVKGNRDEVTASFRAFEPYLLDVLPLTLEEIFIYEMEDAGYDIQPIVL; from the coding sequence ATGATTGAACTGAATCAGGTCATCAAGGCATTCGAGCATGAGAAGGCCGTTGATGGCGTAACGATGCAGGTACATAAAGGATCGATCTACGGATTGCTCGGTTCCAACGGCGCAGGCAAAACATCCCTGCTTAAAATTCTGGCAGGCATTTATCGCCAGGATCACGGTACGGTCCGGATCGACGGCAGGGAGATTTATGAGAATCTGGACCTGAAGGATCGCGTCATCTTTATGGCGGATGCTCCCTATTTCTTTCCCCAGTCTTCGATTATGCAGATGGCTTCCTTCTACCGCAGCGCGTATCCGCGTTGGAACGAGGAGCGCTTCGAACAGCTCGGCCATGTATTCAAACTGGACAGGAAACGCAAGCTGCACCGCATGTCCAAAGGCATGCGCCGCCAGGCCGCTGTCTGGCTCGGACTCAGCTGCATGCCTGACGTTCTCCTCATGGACGAACCGATCGACGGACTTGATCCGGTCATGCGGCAGCAGATCAAAAACCTGTTGTTCCAGGAAGCTGCGGAGCGTCAGGTGACCATACTGATTTCATCCCACAATTTGCGCGAAATCGAGGACCTGTGCGACCATGTTGCCATCATGCACAAAGGCCGCATCATCGTGGAACGCGATTTGGACGACCTCAAGGCCGACACGCACAAAATACAGGTGGCTTTCCGCGATCCGGCACATGCCGATGCGCTTGACGGGCAGCTGGAGATTTTGCACGAAGAGAAACGCGGCAGCGTCTCGCTGTTTATCGTCAAGGGGAATCGCGACGAAGTGACGGCCAGCTTTCGGGCGTTCGAGCCGTATCTGCTGGATGTGCTGCCCTTGACGCTGGAGGAAATATTCATTTATGAAATGGAGGATGCGGGGTATGACATTCAACCGATTGTACTTTAA